The nucleotide window TCATATACAAAGCGCCCCATCGCAGCGCCTGCGCCAATGCTGAGCGTCAATGCCGGGAGGATCAGATCGATTGCCGAACCGTTGCCAACCAGTCTTGACCACCCGAGATTGAGGACAAAGACGTGGATCAACAAGAGAGCAAGCCAAAACGAAGGGATGGAAACCAGCACAATCGAAACCGCACGTACACAGTTTGCTGTATAGCGGTCGGCCATGACGGCCAGCGTTCCAAGCGCAAGCGAGATGCCTATGGCGCCAACAAGCGAGGTTAGCGAGAGCATCAGGGTGGCAGGCAAGTAAAGTCCGATCTCGGCGATCACGCTCCGTCCAGTTGCAACAGAGGTGCCGAAATCGAATTGCAGAGCCCGCACCAGCCAATGTGCGTAACGAATGAAAAATGGTTTATCGAGGCCATATTCGGCCTTGATCGCTGCTATGTCTTCCGGTTTGGGTACAATGCCCATGGCACGCAGCTCCATTTGCACCGGGTCTCCCGGTGCAAGCGCCACGATTGCGAAGGCGACAAACGACATGCCCAGCAATGTGGGCAGTGTCATCGCCAGGCGTGTCAGCAGAAATTTGAGCATGTCAAAAGAGGGCGGCCGACTGACCGCCCTTTCGTTCTTCAGTTGTCGAAGCTGACATCGCCATAGCCGATCCAGTCAGCATATTCCGAGATCGGTACCGATACACCCGGACGTGACAGGGTGAAATTCGGTACCAGAAGGATCGGAATGCTGGATGTATGTTCGTCTACGATGGACTTATACGCCTGCCGCACCAGATCGATGGCCTCTTCGCGGCTTGATGCCACCCGAGAGGCTTTGGCCAGCTCATCCACATTGCCTCCAGGCGACGTGACGGCATAACCCCAAGGACTCATGGTTGTGAAGACATTGTAGAGAAGATAGGTGGGGTCGGTGTTGTTGTTGGAGGCAAACTCCAGATACATGTCCGCCTGACCGGGCCCGAAATACGTGTCGTTGTATACGCCACTGTCGGTTACTTCGACGATTTCGGTGCCGACACCGATGGCGGCAAACATCTGCTCCAGCATTTCCGGCATCGGTTTTACCGTTGAAACGTTCGGATAGGCGGCAACCATGCGAAGCTTGAGCTTGCGACCGTCCTTTTCGCGAATGCCGTCTTCGCCTATGACCCAACCGGCCTCGTCGAGCATCTTGCCAGCTTTCGACGGGTCATATGCAAAGCCATTGGCATGATCGTCCCCAAGATCAAACATCCAGCCAGGCAGGATTGTCTTGGCAGCCTGACCGCGTCCGCCATAAAGCACCTGGGCCAACGTTTCGCGGTCGATCGCCAAAGCCAGAGCCTGTCGAACGCTGATATCAGTCGTGATGTCGAAGGGGGCTTTGCCGAGCATATTGAACATAAGCGCTGCATAGCGGATTGGGCGGCTCTCATTCAAAACGACGGAACCATCTTGTGGCATGGACAACATCATTTGCGGGGTTACTTCGCCTATGACATCAACTTCGCCATTTTGCAGTGCCAACAGCCGGGCATTGTCATCGCCGATGAAAAGAAAGGTGATCTTGTCTATCTTGGGTGCTTGTCCCCAGTAGTTGGGGTTCCGGGTTACGGTGATCTGCTTTTTGGGTTCGTAACTCTCCAAAACATATGGGCCGGTACCAACCGGATATTCGGCCATGGCGTCCGTCGGCAGAAACAATGATGCTCCCCGATGGGTCATGTTCTCGATCACCAGGGCTGATTCAACTTCTGATCTGAACGAGATCTGATAGTCATCCAGCTTTTTGAAGCTGCTTTGATCGAGTTGCAGAAAATCGGATTTGTTCTGATCGTACAGCTTGAGAGAGGCAATTGCGCTGTCGGCATTGAAGGGTGTGCCATCTGAAAATGTAACACCCTCTTGCAGGGTCACTTTGTACGTGCCGTCTTCGTAGTCCCAAGCCTTGAACAGAAGCGGTGAGGGGTTGAAATTCGCGTCCGGCTTGACTGCAGTTTCAGCGATCTGGGCAGCAGGCCGCCTGGTCGTAAAGGTGAACTTGTCAGGCTTGACACTATAGCGGTCCGCTTTGACCGCGACCGTTAAATGTGTTTCGGCAACGGCATGCGTTGTGGTTGGCAGCGCGAGCAGCCCCAGCGCGGCGAAGGTGGCCAAGATCTTGGATTTGGACATTGAAGTGTTCCATCTGAGTTGATTTTCAAGGTGTGAAATCAGCTCGCCAGGGGTGGGCCCCGGATAAGATGGGACTGCTGTGTCAGTCGTTTGACGGCTACGTTGGAAATGTTGAATAGCTGGGTCGGTCCTGTGTCCGCAAGACTCAATGAAGCTGGCGGTGCGCCGCTTAGCAACGCAGCGATTTGCGTCGCAAAGAAATCGCAGTCGACATCAGATGGTTCGACCGGAGTGCCATCCGCCGACAATATGACGGTTTTGACACCAGCGCCGGTACATATCTCGATCGTGATGCTGTCGCCATCGAACGATAGCATCGTTCCAGGCGCACGCGCGACAGAAGCAAAAAGCAACGAGAACGCAATCAGCGTCCCCAAAATCGCCTTTGGCATCCGTTTCATTGGCATCCGTCTCCTAAACACCCGGCGACCTTTAGCATAGCAAGAATTGCGACACTATACCCATTGTTCCTTAGGTTGAAGCGGTTAAGATCGTGCCATGCTGCTTGCTCTTTCAAACACAACCTATCGCAGTCTCTTGCTGGCGCAGGTGCTGTCTGTTCTTGGGTCTGGCCTGGCGACAATAGCTCTGGGGTTGTTGGCTTACGATCTTGCTGGCGAAAATGCCGGGGCCGTGCTGGGTACGGCACTCGCGCTCAAGATGGTTGCTTATGTCGGATTGGCACCAGTCGCTGCTGCTTTGGCGGTAAAACTGCCCCGCAAGCCCTTTCTGATTTCACTGGATTGCGCGCGCGCTGCGCTCGTGTTGACGCTGCCATTTGTCACACAGATCTGGCAGATCTACGTTCTGATTTTTGCATTTCAGGCATTGTCAGCCGCCTTTACACCTAGTTTTCAGGCTCTCATTCCTGATGTTCTGAAAGATGAAAAAGCCTATACGCAGGCACTTTCCCTGTCGCGGTTGACCTACGATATTGAAGCCCTCATCAGCCCGATGCTGGCGGGCCTTCTGCTGTCGGTTGCCACATTTCACAGCCTGTTTGCCGGAACCGGTCTGGGGTTTCTCGCGTCAGCCTTGCTGGTGGCCGGTGCATCCCTGCCGTCACGAACTGCAAGCGCCAATGCCGCGCCATTTGCCAAACGTGTTACGCGTGGTCTTTGGATCTATCTTGCCACGCCGCGGTTGCGCGGAATGCTGGCGCTCTATATTGCAGTGGCTTCAGCAACCTCGATGGTGATCGTCAACACTGTTGTGCTGGTCAAATCCGACTTCGGTTTCGGCGACGGCACGGTTGCGATCTTCTTTGCAGCCAGCGGGGCCGGTTCAATGCTTGTCGCTGTGCTATTGCCACGGTTTCTGGAAAATCAAGCGCCGCGACCGATCATGCTGACCGGGGCACTTTTGCTAGGCGTTGCCTTGATGCTGTCCGCAATTGGGGTCGCACCCGCCGCGGCCCTCTTTCTGTGGTTCGTGCTGGGAGCAGGTGCATCAATGATCCAGACACCTTCTGGTCTTGTCATCACGCGTTCCTGCCACGATCAGGATCGCCCAGCTGTCTTCGCTGCGCAATTTGCTCTGTCGCATTCCACCTGGTTGATTGCTTATCCATTGGCCGGCTTTGTCGGTGCCTGGCTGGGTCTTTCGGCTGCGTTTGCGCTAATGGGTGCACTGTCTGTTGTTTCATTCGGGCTGGCGTTGGCGCTTTGGCCGGCACGCGACCCACGCGACCTTGAGCACGAACACGACGAGCTTGAGCACAGCCACGACTTGCAGGACGGGCTTCACCACGACGCCGGCATGGCAGTTGCCGGGTCTTTGCATCGTCATCGGCGAATAAAACACAAGCACGTTTTCATCATAGACGACCATCATCCAATCTGGCCGCGAGGGTAGTGCTGGAGTGAAACTATCCTGCCATTGAGCCACATGACAGTCGTGCCTGAGCCTTATCGATCACCATTGGCGCAACCAAGTTGCAGGCCGAGGTTACAGTGAGCTTTCAGGCGTTCTGTCTCGTCTGCAGACCAGTCCCCCGGCGCGGTAACTTCGGCCCAGGGGGCAACATAGTCTTGTGCGTAGTAGGCGTGGCCATGGCCGGGAGGAGCTCCGAATGACAAGGCCATGTCCAATGCAAGCTGAAACTGTGTGACGATCGGGATGAAGGTCAGATGATCCGACACGTCCTCGGCCGGTGGGTCATTCATCCAGGGTGGTGCACGCCAAAGGGAAAGTGGATCGTAGAATACGATTGGATCACTGGAATACTGCAGGAAAACAATGCGCATTCCGTTCCAGTCGGCTTCGGCCTTGGAGGCATCGGCGTAGTGGGAGGCATATCTGACAACAGACCCGTCGCCAATGGTTGGCAGAACCCAGGGGCTGCCTGGTTGTCGGGACGTTTGAACGTAGTGCCAAAGATCGGACGGAAAGGGAGGCCCGGCCCAAAAGGCCCCGTCAATCGGATCATCGATTAGACGAAACAGATTGGTTGCATACATGGATGACCAGGCACCAAGGCTGAGGCCGTGTGCGTAGAGCCTTGGACGCTGGTCTTTGGGCAGCGTTTTCCAGTAGCTGTGAACCACTTCCAGTAGCGCCGTTGCCTGATCCAGCCCGGTGCGGGTTTCGAGGATCAGTGCAAGAGGGGACTGCAAATAGGAATACTGGGCGCTTACGGTGGCTATATCGCCATTGTGCATGTACTCCACAGGGTCATGAGACCCTGGATCCATCCAGCCTGTGCCCGTAGGGCTGGTGACTACCAGCACTTTGCGTTCGAAAGCCTTGAGCCGTTTGAGTTCCGCGAGCGCAAGCTTCGCGCGCTCTTCCGGGGTCTCGCCATCGGCCCGGCCAACATAGACCCTGATGGGGTCCAGAGCCGGTTTGCCGGTAAAGGCAGAAATTGCGGCAGCATCCGGACCGCTGGTAATGAAATCCCGACCTGGTTGACCCATGGCCGCCCAGTCAATCAAGGATGCTGCAGATCCCGCCTGGTTCGGTTTGTCCGGTGGAGGCGGGGCTGTGTCGAAGAGGTTCTGTGCAGCTTCATAACTCTCATCAAGTCCGCGAACGACACCATCAAGAATGCCGTCACGGGTGACAACGAACAGGATCACAACAACGGTGACTGCGCCAAGTACATTTGCGCGTCGTGGAGGCATAAACCGGTAGAAGCGGCCTCTGATCCATCGAAACAGTGTCGCAACAATTGCACCAATGACATAGGCCCCTGCAAAGGTCAGAGTTGCGGAGATCAGAATTGTCGCAATGTGCTGTGCTTCGGCCGGCTCCAGCCCCATCTTGCTCCGAAGGCCGTTTTGCCATTCCAGGCTGAAGGTCAAGATCCAGACTGTGAGGCCAACGGCGACGATGATCAAAACAATGTTGCGCAGTCGGGCGAATTGCCGGGGCAGTCGCGGCATGTCCGCCGCCCACCAGATCAGTCCAACTGTTTTCCCAAGAAGGTACCCGAGTGCGACAACGATGCCGCCGAGAATGCCTTGCACAAGAGCATCGCGGGGGATCAGGGACGGCGTCAATGACGCGGCAAAAAACAACAGGCCGAGCATCAGGCACGGAATCGACAATCCGGTTATCAGTGAGCGAAACCAAAGCACCGCACTTATCCTTGCGCGTTCGTTGTCAGACCGGGCGGACTACCACACAAGTTCGTCTCATCCTTGCGCACCGGGATGTTGGCCGGTGCAGCTTTCAGGCTGTTTGAAGCTGTCGCATCCTTGACTGAAGTCTAGCTCAGGTTGCGAAAAATGTAAGGGGGATGTCGTGGTTCGAGCTTGTCAGCTCGAACCGTCATTGGCATTTGGAAAGAACAATTGCTGACCGTCAATTTCGAAGTCGGCGATTGACCGCTGACCTTCCCGGGACAGAAGCCAGTCGATGAAGATTTGCCCCGATTCCGCTTTCACATGCGGGTGCTTCTTCGGGTTTACGAGGATGACGCCATACTGATTGAACAGTCTGGCATCTCCTTCCACGGTGATCTTGTGGTCGCCCTTGTTGCCGAAGGCGATCCAGGTCGCGCGGTCAGTCAACACATAGGCGTTCATACCGGTGCCGGTGTTCAGTGTTGCGCCCATACCGGACCCGATCTCACGATACCAGCTTCCGGAATCCTCGGAAGGATCTATCCCGGCAGCTTTCCAAAGTCTTAGTTCGGCCTTGTGGGTTCCACTGTCATCGCCGCGTGAGGCAAAGAGTGCTTTGCTTTCGGAAATCTTCGAAAGCGCTGACACCACATCCCGGGATCCGGCAATGCCTGCAGGGTCATTGCTTGGGCCGACGATGACGAAGTCGTTGTACATCACATCAGCTCGTGCAACACCGAAGCCGTCCGCCACGAATTTTTCTTCTGATGGTTTTGAATGCACCAGCAGGACATCGCCATCACCATTGGCCGCATTCTTGATGGCCTGACCCGTACCGACCGCGACAACGCGGACTTCAATGCCGGTCTTTTTCTGAAATTCTGGCAGGAGCTGATCGAAAAGACCTGAATTCTGTGTCGACGTCGTTGACTGCACAATGATGAAATTCTCGTCGGCAGCAGCCGGTAGAACCGTAAGCATGCCAGCAACCAAAGATGCCAAGGTGCTCTGAAAGATCCTTTTAATCACGCTTTTCTCCCGGATTTTTCCGACATGGTTTCGATGTTGGCACCGAGATAGATCCGCCCGTCGCGCCAGGCGCGAACCGGTTCGCTTTTCGGTGCGCTCAGGACCTGTTGAACGTCGCCGGTCTCGGCAATCTTTCCGTCTTGAAGGAAAATGAGATCCTCACCGACACGCTTCGCCTGACCGGCATCATGAGTGACCATGACAATGGTCACGCCGCGTGTGTTGGCTTCCAAAACGAGCTGTTCGATTGCGGCAGTCGACGCAGGGTCGAGATTCGCAGTGGGTTCATCCAGGAACAACAGGTCGGGTTCGCAGGCAAGTGCACGCACGACCGCCAGGCGTTGCTGTTCACCGCCGGACAGGACGCGGGCGGGCCGTTTTGCAAGATGGCTGAGACCGGCAATTGCCAAGGCTTGCTCGATCTTTTCCGATCTTATGCGGCCGTTCAGCCCCCGCACGGAGAGGGCAAACTTCAGGTTTGCGAAGACCGATCTGCGCAAGAGCACAGGGCGCTGGAATACCATCGCCTGAGAGCGCCGTGCTTCTGCAGTGAGCTTAGCGCCGTTCCACAGGATGTTGCCGGTCTCCGGGCGCAGCAACCCGTGCATGAGCCTCAAGAGGAGGCTCTTTCCGGCTCCGTTCGGCCCCATGATCAAGGTGCGCGAGCCTGGTCGAATTTCAAGGCTGATATCTCTGAGCAGCCGATCTCCTCCGGCAGAAAAACTCAAGCCTTTCGTTTCCAACAACGGCTCTTGCGGGCGCGGGGGTGCAATGCTGCCGACTGCGGAATGAAACTCCAGATCACGCATAGGCGGCCCTCACTGCGGATGCGCGCAATGCCATGACACCTGCGTTCACGGCAAAGGCAATCACAAGCAGTATGACACCGAGCGCCAGAGCGAGTTGCAAATTGCCTCGCGATGTTTCCAGCGCAATCGTTGTTGTCATCACACGGGTGACGTGGTTGATATTTCCGCCAACAATGATCACGGCACCGACTTCGGCTACCGCCCGGCCAAAGCCCGCCAGTGCGACTGTCATCAGGCTGTATCGAGCATCCCAAAGCATTGCGGTCAGGCGATCGAAAGCGCCAACACCCATGGAAGCGAATTGCTCTGCATATTCGCGGTTCAGATCTTCAACGACCTGCCGGGTGAGCGCGGCAACAATCGGTGTTACCAGGATCATTTGAGCAATGATCATTGCAGTGGGCGTATAAAGCAGTCTGAGGGGGGCCAGCGGTCCGGAGGCCGAAAGCATCAGGTAAACCATCAGTCCGACGACCACCGGGGGCAATCCCATCAGTGCATTGAGGACAACGGCAATCAGGGTGCGTCCTGGGAAATTGAATGTGCCGACGGCAGCTCCAAGCGGCAGTCCGATCAGGCAGGAAAAGAAAACAGCCGTCAGAGTGACCCGCATTGACAGGCCGATTATCTCCATCAGGTCCGGATCAAGTGCGAAAACAAGGCCGAATGCCCCAGCAAGTGCACCCCAGAAACTGTCCATTCTTGTGCTATTCCTCCCAGTCTTCGGGAAAAAATAACGTAGAATGCATAAAAAACCAACTCAAAGTCCGTTTGAGCCGAAAATAATTTCCACGACGCTTTCAAAAATCAGTCGCTCGGATGTTGATCACGGCTCCTGATTGGATGTGTGAAGGCTTTGTTCGGGAGCGTGCGTCTCCAGAACCTTCCTGGCCACGCGGAAACACTCAAGCGCTTGGGGCACTCCGCAATAGATGCCAACGACGTGGATGATTGCGCGAATTTCTTCCATTGAAACGCCGTTGTTGATCGCGCCCTTGCAATGGATTTCCCACTCGGTCATTTTGCCGAGCGCGCCGATCATTGCCAGGTTCATCATGGATCGTGTCTTGGCATCAATCACGTCATCGCCCCAGCCAAAGCCCCAGCACCAGGCTGTCATGGCTTCCTGGAAGGGCTTCGTAAGCTCATCAGCCGCAGCCAGGTTTTTTTCAACATAGGCATCGCCGAGCGTCGCCTTGCGTTGGGCAAGACCCTTTTCAAACAGTTCCCAATCCATGATTTACCTCAGCTTGATGGCGACGTTTTTTGTCTGAACATAGTTGAGCAACGCCTCGCGGCCCTTTTCGCGGCCATATCCGGATTGACCGAAGCCGCCGAAAGGTGTCTCGACGCCTCCTGCGTACCATTCATTCACGAAGACCTGACCGGCACGCAGGCGATCGGCTGCTCGCATTGCGCGATCGATGTCGGCAGTAAAGACCCCTCCTACCAGCCCATAAGGCGTGGCGTTGGCAATGTTAATAGCTTCGTCTTCAGTGCTGAACTTCAGAACAGAGAGCACGGGCCCGAAAACCTCGTCTCGGGCAATGGCCATTTGTGGCGTCACATCCGTCAGGACGGTTGGCTCCAGAAAGTAGCCAGGCCGGTTCAAGCGCCTGCCGCCTGTGGCAGCGCGCGCTCCTTCCCGTTCAGCCTCAGACACCATGCCGCAGGCGCGTTGACACTGGTTTTCGGAAATCATCGCGCCCATGTTCGAACCGAAGTCTGGAAAGTCCATGCCGTTCCCGACCTGCAGCGTCTCTGCCATTGCGACGATCCCGTCGACAAGCTTGTCATGTATCGTTTCCTGAACAATGACCCTGGACATTGCCGAACAAACCTGACCCGCGTTGAAATAGATGCCCCAACGGACATCGGACAGAAAGGAGTCCAGGTCAGCGTCGTCGTGGACGATCGCAGCCGATTTACCGCCCAGTTCGAGAACACACGGCACGACGTTCTGCGCGGCAGCGGTGGCGATTGCTGCGCCGGTCGGGACAGACCCGGTGAAAACGATCTGATTGACTTCGGGATGGGCCGCAAGGGCTGCGCCTGCGTCTTTGCCCAGCCCGCAAATGATGTTGAGAGCACCGCTAGGCAAATCGCAGGCGATAGCTGCGTCGGCGAAAAACCTGTTGGTGAGCGGATCGAGTTCGGGCGTTTTCACAACCACGGAGCAACCGACGGCAAGAGCGGCGGACACAGACCTGGCGGTCATCTCCATCGGATAGTTCCACGGGATGATCTGTGCAGAAACACCAAAAGGAATATGAGTGGTGAAATCGAAGTATCCGTCCCCCAGAGGGATCGAGCGGCCTTCCATGGTTTCGGCCTGATTGCCGTAATACTCGAAATACCTTGCAGCCCCTTCGATCTCCAGTTTGGCTTCCCACAAGGGTTTTCCTGCTTCTCTTGTCAGGATCGGGGCGATTTCATCAATCCGGTCCAGAAGATAGTCGCCCATTCGGCGCACAATCCGCCCCCGTTCGACCGGGCGCAATCCGGACCAGGCTCGATGCTCACTTAGCGCTTTTGCTGCACTTACGGCGCGGTCGACATCGGTTGCATCGGCCAATGCCTGTTCAGCAAGCTTTTCGCCGGTCGCCGGGTCAAGAACGTCAAGACGGCCTGCGCCACCACCTACGAAATTGCCACCAATGAAGTTCTGCCAAAGGCCTGGAATGTCTGTCACTGAACCTTGATCCTGTGAGCATGAAGACGATCATAGTGGGGTTTCATGCGCCGATAGACGTGTTGAACCCTGAACGGTGCTTCCGAGATCTCGACATACTTGCGGGGTTGCGGTTCGAGGCCTGTCGAGTTTTTCAG belongs to Roseibium porphyridii and includes:
- a CDS encoding ATP-binding cassette domain-containing protein, coding for MRDLEFHSAVGSIAPPRPQEPLLETKGLSFSAGGDRLLRDISLEIRPGSRTLIMGPNGAGKSLLLRLMHGLLRPETGNILWNGAKLTAEARRSQAMVFQRPVLLRRSVFANLKFALSVRGLNGRIRSEKIEQALAIAGLSHLAKRPARVLSGGEQQRLAVVRALACEPDLLFLDEPTANLDPASTAAIEQLVLEANTRGVTIVMVTHDAGQAKRVGEDLIFLQDGKIAETGDVQQVLSAPKSEPVRAWRDGRIYLGANIETMSEKSGRKA
- a CDS encoding carboxymuconolactone decarboxylase family protein; this encodes MDWELFEKGLAQRKATLGDAYVEKNLAAADELTKPFQEAMTAWCWGFGWGDDVIDAKTRSMMNLAMIGALGKMTEWEIHCKGAINNGVSMEEIRAIIHVVGIYCGVPQALECFRVARKVLETHAPEQSLHTSNQEP
- a CDS encoding ABC transporter permease produces the protein MDSFWGALAGAFGLVFALDPDLMEIIGLSMRVTLTAVFFSCLIGLPLGAAVGTFNFPGRTLIAVVLNALMGLPPVVVGLMVYLMLSASGPLAPLRLLYTPTAMIIAQMILVTPIVAALTRQVVEDLNREYAEQFASMGVGAFDRLTAMLWDARYSLMTVALAGFGRAVAEVGAVIIVGGNINHVTRVMTTTIALETSRGNLQLALALGVILLVIAFAVNAGVMALRASAVRAAYA
- a CDS encoding alpha/beta hydrolase encodes the protein MLWFRSLITGLSIPCLMLGLLFFAASLTPSLIPRDALVQGILGGIVVALGYLLGKTVGLIWWAADMPRLPRQFARLRNIVLIIVAVGLTVWILTFSLEWQNGLRSKMGLEPAEAQHIATILISATLTFAGAYVIGAIVATLFRWIRGRFYRFMPPRRANVLGAVTVVVILFVVTRDGILDGVVRGLDESYEAAQNLFDTAPPPPDKPNQAGSAASLIDWAAMGQPGRDFITSGPDAAAISAFTGKPALDPIRVYVGRADGETPEERAKLALAELKRLKAFERKVLVVTSPTGTGWMDPGSHDPVEYMHNGDIATVSAQYSYLQSPLALILETRTGLDQATALLEVVHSYWKTLPKDQRPRLYAHGLSLGAWSSMYATNLFRLIDDPIDGAFWAGPPFPSDLWHYVQTSRQPGSPWVLPTIGDGSVVRYASHYADASKAEADWNGMRIVFLQYSSDPIVFYDPLSLWRAPPWMNDPPAEDVSDHLTFIPIVTQFQLALDMALSFGAPPGHGHAYYAQDYVAPWAEVTAPGDWSADETERLKAHCNLGLQLGCANGDR
- a CDS encoding MFS transporter yields the protein MLLALSNTTYRSLLLAQVLSVLGSGLATIALGLLAYDLAGENAGAVLGTALALKMVAYVGLAPVAAALAVKLPRKPFLISLDCARAALVLTLPFVTQIWQIYVLIFAFQALSAAFTPSFQALIPDVLKDEKAYTQALSLSRLTYDIEALISPMLAGLLLSVATFHSLFAGTGLGFLASALLVAGASLPSRTASANAAPFAKRVTRGLWIYLATPRLRGMLALYIAVASATSMVIVNTVVLVKSDFGFGDGTVAIFFAASGAGSMLVAVLLPRFLENQAPRPIMLTGALLLGVALMLSAIGVAPAAALFLWFVLGAGASMIQTPSGLVITRSCHDQDRPAVFAAQFALSHSTWLIAYPLAGFVGAWLGLSAAFALMGALSVVSFGLALALWPARDPRDLEHEHDELEHSHDLQDGLHHDAGMAVAGSLHRHRRIKHKHVFIIDDHHPIWPRG
- a CDS encoding ABC transporter permease, with the protein product MLKFLLTRLAMTLPTLLGMSFVAFAIVALAPGDPVQMELRAMGIVPKPEDIAAIKAEYGLDKPFFIRYAHWLVRALQFDFGTSVATGRSVIAEIGLYLPATLMLSLTSLVGAIGISLALGTLAVMADRYTANCVRAVSIVLVSIPSFWLALLLIHVFVLNLGWSRLVGNGSAIDLILPALTLSIGAGAAMGRFVYERVRAEACEDYVRLAIAKGVSPLGILLGHVGPRIIGSMTTVWSNTLGGLLGGAVIVESIFGWPGLGQLILQAIGQRDFPIIQGYLVLMGLVFFVTSFLADIVLVTADPQLRRGLADE
- a CDS encoding aldehyde dehydrogenase family protein; this encodes MTDIPGLWQNFIGGNFVGGGAGRLDVLDPATGEKLAEQALADATDVDRAVSAAKALSEHRAWSGLRPVERGRIVRRMGDYLLDRIDEIAPILTREAGKPLWEAKLEIEGAARYFEYYGNQAETMEGRSIPLGDGYFDFTTHIPFGVSAQIIPWNYPMEMTARSVSAALAVGCSVVVKTPELDPLTNRFFADAAIACDLPSGALNIICGLGKDAGAALAAHPEVNQIVFTGSVPTGAAIATAAAQNVVPCVLELGGKSAAIVHDDADLDSFLSDVRWGIYFNAGQVCSAMSRVIVQETIHDKLVDGIVAMAETLQVGNGMDFPDFGSNMGAMISENQCQRACGMVSEAEREGARAATGGRRLNRPGYFLEPTVLTDVTPQMAIARDEVFGPVLSVLKFSTEDEAINIANATPYGLVGGVFTADIDRAMRAADRLRAGQVFVNEWYAGGVETPFGGFGQSGYGREKGREALLNYVQTKNVAIKLR
- a CDS encoding ABC transporter substrate-binding protein, producing the protein MSKSKILATFAALGLLALPTTTHAVAETHLTVAVKADRYSVKPDKFTFTTRRPAAQIAETAVKPDANFNPSPLLFKAWDYEDGTYKVTLQEGVTFSDGTPFNADSAIASLKLYDQNKSDFLQLDQSSFKKLDDYQISFRSEVESALVIENMTHRGASLFLPTDAMAEYPVGTGPYVLESYEPKKQITVTRNPNYWGQAPKIDKITFLFIGDDNARLLALQNGEVDVIGEVTPQMMLSMPQDGSVVLNESRPIRYAALMFNMLGKAPFDITTDISVRQALALAIDRETLAQVLYGGRGQAAKTILPGWMFDLGDDHANGFAYDPSKAGKMLDEAGWVIGEDGIREKDGRKLKLRMVAAYPNVSTVKPMPEMLEQMFAAIGVGTEIVEVTDSGVYNDTYFGPGQADMYLEFASNNNTDPTYLLYNVFTTMSPWGYAVTSPGGNVDELAKASRVASSREEAIDLVRQAYKSIVDEHTSSIPILLVPNFTLSRPGVSVPISEYADWIGYGDVSFDN
- a CDS encoding substrate-binding domain-containing protein; this encodes MLTVLPAAADENFIIVQSTTSTQNSGLFDQLLPEFQKKTGIEVRVVAVGTGQAIKNAANGDGDVLLVHSKPSEEKFVADGFGVARADVMYNDFVIVGPSNDPAGIAGSRDVVSALSKISESKALFASRGDDSGTHKAELRLWKAAGIDPSEDSGSWYREIGSGMGATLNTGTGMNAYVLTDRATWIAFGNKGDHKITVEGDARLFNQYGVILVNPKKHPHVKAESGQIFIDWLLSREGQRSIADFEIDGQQLFFPNANDGSS